One Salmo trutta chromosome 19, fSalTru1.1, whole genome shotgun sequence genomic window carries:
- the LOC115154375 gene encoding collagenase 3 produces the protein MKTFNLCLLLINLAIVIYSLPISPPSKEDEALAETYLKRFFNLTEETGPAFKRGPSQRSRKVSEMQSFFGLQVTGTLDAETVTMMKKPRCGVPDVQLSRFTTFDNRKWQTNRVTYRIENYTPDMSVAEVDNSIERALQVWAKVSPLRFTRINSGIADIMISFGTRNHGDSYPFDGPDGTLAHAFSPGADIGGDAHFDDDESFSFSSTRGYNLFLVAAHEFGHSLGLSHSTDPGALMFPVYSYTNPSTFSLPRDDVNGIQYIYGPNTDVNPNPDKPDPTPPSTPNACDPTLVLDAVTTLRGEKMFFKGRFFWRVYSQSSKPEQNLIKNYWPELPDNINAAYESQLSDRVFLFKDSQVWALYGYDIVPGYPRNLNSLGLPSTVKKVDAALYDVDSRKTLFFVDDNYYSYDEAMKRMDKGFPKRVDEGFPGMTSKVTAAFQVRGFTYLYSGSYMFEYSMRTRRQLRVLGNSYFLPC, from the exons ATGAAGACTTTCAATCTGTGCTTACTACTAATCAACCTGGCAATAGTGATTTACTCTTTGCCAATATCGCCACCCAGTAAAGAAGATGAAGCCCTTGCAGAG ACGTACCTGAAGAGGTTTTTTAACCTGACAGAGGAGACGGGTCCTGCGTTCAAACGAGGGCCCAGCCAGCGGAGCAGGAAGGTCAGCGAGATGCAAAGTTTCTTTGGCCTCCAGGTGACTGGAACCTTGGACGCTGAGACTGTGACGATGATGAAGAAGCCTCGCTGTGGGGTACCTGATGTCCAACTCAGCCGCTTCACCACCTTCGACAATCGCAAGTGGCAGACCAACCGGGTTACCTACAG GATTGAGAACTACACCCCTGACATGTCTGTGGCTGAGGTGGACAACTCCATAGAGAGAGCACTACAGGTGTGGGCCAAGGTCTCCCCCCTGAGGTTCACCCGCATCAACAGCGGCATCGCTGACATCATGATCTCCTTCGGCACCAGAA ATCATGGTGATTCTTACCCCTTCGATGGCCCTGATGGTACCCTGGCCCATGCCTTCTCCCCCGGCGCTGACATTGGAGGAGATGCTCATTTTGACGATGACGAGTCCTTCAGCTTCAGCTCAACCAGAG GGTACAACCTGTTCTTGGTGGCTGCCCATGAGTTTGGCCATTCCCTCGGTCTCAGCCACTCCACCGACCCTGGAGCGCTGATgttcccagtgtacagctacacaAACCCCAGCACCTTCTCTCTGCCCCGCGATGACGTCAACGGTATCCAGTACATCTATG GTCCAAACACAGATGTGAACCCCAACCCAGACAAGCCAGATCCTACACCCCCTTCCACCCCTAATGCCTGTGACCCCACCCTAGTTTTGGATGCTGTCACCACTTTGCGTGGGGAGAAGATGTTCTTCAAGGGCAG GTTCTTCTGGCGTGTCTACTCTCAGAGCAGCAAACCAGAGCAGAACCTCATCAAGAACTACTGGCCCGAACTCCCCGACAACATCAATGCTGCTTACGAGAGCCAGCTATCTGACAGAGTGTTCCTCTTCAAAG ATAGTCAGGTCTGGGCTCTCTACGGCTATGACATCGTCCCCGGTTATCCCAGAAACCTGAACAGCTTGGGTCTGCCCAGTACCGTGAAAAAAGTTGACGCCGCCCTGTACGATGTAGATTCTCGCAAGACCTTGTTCTTCGTTGATGACAACTACTACAG TTACGACGAGGCAATGAAAAGGATGGACAAAGGTTTCCCCAAGCGTGTGGATGAAGGGTTCCCAGGCATGACAAGCAAAGTGACTGCAGCCTTCCAAGTCCGAG GCTTTACCTACCTCTATAGTGGCTCCTACATGTTTGAGTACAGCATGAGGACCAGGAGACAGTTACGCGTGCTAGGAAACAGCTACTTCCTGCCCTGTTAG